Proteins co-encoded in one Waddlia chondrophila WSU 86-1044 genomic window:
- the ribE gene encoding 6,7-dimethyl-8-ribityllumazine synthase, protein MKEIIGSFQAQGLRFGIVAAHFNEMITRKLFDGAVEALKRHGADVALSTAVWVPGSFEIPVAAKKLAESGQYDAIITLGTIIKGSTAHFDYVAAQTASGVANVSQITGVPVIFGILTTETIEQALERAGTKMGNKGFEAAQAAIEMANVMRELKAPVKQYAVSSS, encoded by the coding sequence ATGAAAGAAATCATTGGATCATTTCAAGCACAAGGATTGAGATTTGGAATTGTTGCAGCACATTTTAATGAAATGATCACCCGCAAGCTTTTCGACGGAGCTGTCGAAGCATTGAAGCGTCATGGAGCTGATGTAGCGCTATCTACAGCCGTTTGGGTACCAGGCTCTTTTGAGATTCCTGTTGCGGCGAAAAAACTGGCTGAAAGCGGCCAGTACGATGCGATCATTACTCTTGGAACGATCATTAAAGGATCGACTGCCCATTTTGATTATGTTGCCGCTCAAACAGCCTCAGGCGTCGCAAATGTTTCTCAGATAACAGGTGTTCCTGTGATTTTCGGAATTTTAACAACAGAAACAATCGAACAAGCACTTGAACGCGCCGGCACAAAAATGGGAAATAAAGGGTTTGAAGCTGCGCAGGCGGCCATCGAAATGGCCAATGTCATGCGAGAACTCAAAGCCCCTGTAAAGCAGTATGCGGTTTCTTCTTCCTAA
- a CDS encoding bifunctional 3,4-dihydroxy-2-butanone-4-phosphate synthase/GTP cyclohydrolase II yields the protein MNSRLDKAFEVYRKGGFVIVQDDFDRENEGDLIIAAEKVTPEAIAFMVRYTSGIICVSLKEERLKQLCLPQMVPENTEIYQTAFTIPVDYCQGTTTGVSAEDRAKTIRALVNPDSCPEDFRRPGHVFPLRYREGGVLKRAGHTEAAVDLAILTGLQPAGVISEIVNQDGSMAKDDQLQFFAKEHDLPLISISDIVRYRREKEKLVECISEARMPTRFGSFTAFVYKSLLDNIEHLALVKGDVKGKDSVLVRVHSECLTGDIFGSKRCDCGNQLDLSLQQIDAEGLGVLIYLRGHEGRGIGLGHKLRAYALQDQGRDTVEANLELGFPIDSREYGVGAQMLSDLGLTTIRLMTNNPSKYGGLEGYDLKIVERVPLQAVCNDENRRYLTTKKEKLGHLLEV from the coding sequence ATGAATTCAAGATTAGATAAAGCTTTTGAGGTTTATCGGAAGGGAGGCTTTGTCATTGTTCAAGATGACTTTGATCGAGAAAATGAAGGCGATCTAATCATTGCTGCTGAAAAAGTGACGCCGGAAGCAATTGCTTTTATGGTACGTTATACAAGTGGAATCATTTGTGTTTCCTTGAAGGAAGAAAGGCTGAAACAACTCTGTTTGCCCCAAATGGTTCCGGAAAACACAGAGATTTATCAAACAGCTTTCACAATTCCGGTAGATTATTGCCAGGGAACGACAACGGGGGTGTCTGCCGAAGATCGTGCAAAAACGATACGAGCTTTGGTCAATCCCGATTCATGTCCGGAGGATTTTCGTCGCCCCGGTCATGTGTTTCCTCTCAGATATCGCGAAGGGGGTGTTTTAAAAAGGGCAGGTCATACAGAAGCTGCTGTTGACTTGGCAATTTTGACAGGATTGCAGCCTGCAGGTGTGATCTCCGAAATTGTGAACCAGGATGGTTCAATGGCGAAAGACGATCAATTGCAGTTTTTTGCCAAAGAGCATGATCTCCCTTTAATTTCCATTTCAGATATTGTGAGATATCGTCGTGAAAAGGAAAAATTGGTGGAGTGTATTTCTGAAGCGCGGATGCCTACCCGCTTTGGAAGTTTTACGGCATTTGTGTATAAATCTTTGCTAGACAACATTGAGCACCTGGCTTTGGTCAAAGGAGACGTTAAGGGAAAAGACAGTGTGTTAGTCCGTGTCCATTCCGAGTGCCTGACAGGCGATATTTTTGGATCCAAACGGTGTGATTGCGGAAACCAGCTTGATCTAAGCTTACAGCAGATCGATGCAGAAGGATTAGGAGTTTTGATCTATTTGCGTGGGCATGAGGGACGAGGCATTGGCCTTGGGCATAAATTGCGCGCATATGCTCTTCAAGATCAAGGCAGGGATACTGTCGAAGCAAATTTGGAACTTGGTTTTCCGATAGATTCGCGCGAATACGGAGTTGGAGCGCAGATGCTGTCCGATTTAGGGCTGACAACAATCCGCTTAATGACAAATAATCCATCCAAATATGGAGGGTTGGAAGGCTACGATTTGAAAATTGTTGAGCGCGTTCCTTTGCAAGCTGTTTGCAATGATGAAAATAGGCGTTATTTAACGACAAAGAAAGAAAAGCTTGGCCATTTACTGGAGGTTTAG
- a CDS encoding YihY/virulence factor BrkB family protein: MRFLKYIFNVAKLSISGFFKDQCFLHASSLTFYTLLSIVPFLAVAFGVAKGFGFEQTLEDELHQRFSEHEQVLKLVLEFARSLLEQVEGSFITGVGVIFLFLFVMSLFWTIETSMNVIWKVKKTRRPVRMLTDYFVMMIFFPFIFAVASSSMVYVTTVLHQAALESELLQKASPYFFMFYKGLALVMIWLLFAALFIFMPNKKVEWKYGLIAGILAGSAYYLIQQVMIIFQIGVSQYSAIYGSFAALPIFLLWLQISWVTVLMGAQVAYHLEHLAPSLSRNAQTIRLNRNHLAVLLTLRMIERFREGQEPRSESILSEELGVSGSITESILTDLANAGIIREVRSDKTGRVFQPGMDTKMISLHSIHQAIDQNDRKMVDVNAANDVISVQTAMRVFSTAKSESPANALVEDLAT, from the coding sequence TATTGTCAATCGTTCCGTTTTTGGCAGTGGCCTTTGGTGTTGCTAAAGGGTTCGGTTTCGAACAAACCCTCGAAGATGAACTGCACCAACGGTTTTCAGAGCATGAACAGGTACTTAAGCTGGTACTCGAATTCGCCCGCTCTCTTCTAGAACAGGTTGAAGGAAGTTTCATTACAGGCGTTGGCGTCATCTTTCTATTTCTGTTCGTGATGAGCTTGTTTTGGACTATTGAAACGTCAATGAACGTTATATGGAAAGTGAAAAAAACAAGACGTCCTGTTCGCATGCTGACCGATTATTTTGTCATGATGATCTTCTTTCCGTTTATTTTTGCTGTCGCAAGCAGTTCCATGGTTTATGTCACAACGGTCCTTCATCAAGCAGCATTGGAAAGCGAACTCTTGCAGAAAGCATCCCCCTACTTTTTCATGTTTTATAAAGGATTGGCTCTTGTCATGATCTGGCTGCTTTTCGCAGCTCTGTTTATCTTTATGCCAAATAAAAAAGTCGAATGGAAATATGGGCTAATTGCAGGAATTTTAGCAGGCTCAGCTTATTATTTAATCCAACAGGTCATGATCATTTTTCAAATCGGCGTATCGCAATACAGTGCAATTTATGGAAGCTTTGCAGCTCTGCCGATTTTTCTCCTTTGGCTTCAAATTAGCTGGGTAACTGTCCTGATGGGAGCACAGGTAGCCTATCATCTGGAACACTTAGCACCCTCCCTCAGTCGAAATGCGCAAACAATCCGTCTAAATAGAAACCACCTTGCTGTTTTGCTGACTCTTAGAATGATCGAACGCTTCAGAGAAGGCCAAGAACCTCGTTCGGAAAGCATTCTTTCAGAAGAACTGGGAGTATCCGGCTCAATCACTGAGTCCATTCTCACTGATTTGGCAAACGCAGGCATCATCAGAGAGGTGCGCTCCGATAAAACAGGACGCGTTTTTCAACCAGGCATGGATACGAAAATGATTTCCTTGCACTCCATCCATCAGGCAATCGATCAAAATGATCGGAAAATGGTTGATGTCAATGCAGCCAATGACGTGATTTCCGTACAAACAGCAATGCGAGTGTTTAGTACGGCCAAATCAGAATCCCCGGCTAACGCACTGGTTGAAGATTTGGCAACATAA